A stretch of DNA from Macrotis lagotis isolate mMagLag1 chromosome X, bilby.v1.9.chrom.fasta, whole genome shotgun sequence:
tGTTTTACTAATAACTATATTATGGCATATTTGTTAGAGGACCAATTTTAGAATCAGGAAGTCATGGGTTAACATCCTTCTTTTGACACTGACTAACTATGGTACCTAGGGGTAGAGTAGATAAAGGATTGGACTTGGAGCACCAccagttcaaatcttacctcagacatttattagttatataatcctagacaagtcacagCCTCCCTTTCCTTCAtgaagtttcctcttctgtaaaatgacaggtTTGGGCTTAATGGCTTTTGAAGAGTCCTTCCAGCTATAGTGAATCCATGAATCTATAAACTATAGACTCAGGGAAGACAATAAGAGTTAGGCAGttagaggacagctaggtgatgcaatagacagagcaccagccctggagtcaggagtacctgagttcaaatccagcttcaggcacttaataattatctagttgtgtgaccttgggcaagtcacttaccccattgccttgcaaaaattaaaaaaaagaaagtcaagcaGTTTATCACAGTAACTCTAAGTAATATGAAAGGGACTGATATGAATACACAAAGACAGTTTCTACACCAGGGGTTGTACACACTAGTGGTATCTCAGGTCTGaattttccctctccccacaaaaatTTCTCCTTCAAAAATTGTTCAGATCCTCTGATTCTTCCTCTCTGAGGTAGAGTGCATCATTctgaacaacaaatatttttCCCTTATAAATCCTCTATGTTCAACCTTTATATgatatatttacaatatttttctcaatggtttcctctcctttctttttgagATTACAATTGTTtataaaaatactatttctttGTATAACTAAAACAatacttttattaaaaatttcttccattcgcttgatatttttctcttcataacGGAGACAAATCTATCATAGTTTCCTTCTAGACTTCAAAatatttagctcattgatttAGCCTAGTATTGCACATGATATGAAGCATGAATCTAAAGCCATTTTCCTCTCAGTGGTTAGTTAatttttccaagattttattgaatttaaattttgaattctatccttctatgtgtttattatttttgttaacaGATGCCTATAATTTCTCCCATACATTAGTTTCTACTTCTAGCTTCTGTGTTGCAATTCAAtgattctctttcttccccccccacccagtAACAGACTTATAATTATTGTTTcagaatacatttaaaaatccCTTTATATCAAACCCTGGGGAGAGTGAGCTCAGATTTAGTGTGACTGTAGCAAGGTCAGTCAAAAATACAACAGTCACTGGGTGAATGGATATACCACTGAGCTGTGTCCTGAAGGTCTTTCTGTAGAATATCAGAGTAGTTGATTCCCAAACATAACATGAACTCTCTTCTGAGACCTCAGATGACTCACTTTCTTGGCCTTTTGAAGCTCATGAAGTCTTAAGCTACCTACTCTCTTTTCCCTGTAGAAGTGTAAAGAATAAGCATACCAACCACAGAGGCAACAACTCTTGGGCAACATGGGCCTGAGGATTTTCTCTCCATAGAGGATTTAGGCCTTACTGCTTTATTTAAATggtgggaaggggaaaaaagtcagacCAAGAACCTGATCCAGTCTAAtgtctcttttgttttgtttttttacaaggcaatggggttaagtgacttgcccaaggtcacacagctaggtaattattaaatgtctgaggtaagatttgaactcaggtcctcctgactccagggttgtttatccactgtgccacctagctgccctctaatgTCTCTTTTGGATAAATTCCAATGCCAGCTACTCAACTAATCAGTAATTTGTATGCTCATTATCTGATTAGCAGACCAGAACCCCTCTTACAGAATGTCTTTTGAGGTTCAGGGAGCATTATCCTTCACCAGACCTCTTTGAAGGCTCCCTAATCTTTTCCATTTGGAGGATTATATATCAGCTTCTCCCCTTCTCCATTGCAGTTTATTGCATTTCATGTTATATCAGGAAAGTTAATATGttgtctgtaaaaaaaaaaaaaagaatttgtatttcTTAAAGATAGTTAccgggtcggctaggtggcatagtggataaagcaccggccttggagtcaggagtacctgggttcaaatccagtctcagacacttaataattacctagctgtgtggccttggggcaaccCATTTAACACTATTTGCATATTATGATTCTGTATTCCATTTTGCACAATTCATTTTCATGAAATTTGTTTCATTATCATTCCCTTTATAGTTTTTGTCTCCCTAGAAATTAAGAACTATTGAtgaagagaatataaattggGACCTTGACTTTGGTTAATATTTTTCATGTTCTTCTCTTGTCACCCCTGCAGTCTGGCTTGGAGAGTTTTGAGATGGATGAAGCCATAGAGCTTTCGAACGATGGAAACTCCCTAATAAAAGCAGTTTACCAAAGCCGACTGCGCCTGACCAGGCTCTTGTTGGAAGGTGGCGCCTACATCAATGAGAGCAATGATCGTGGGGAAACGCCTTTAATGATAGCTTGTAAGACCAAGCATATTGACCACCAGAGTGTCAGCAAAGTCAAAATGGTCAAGTATCTGTTGGAAAAGAATGCTGATCCTAACATACAGGACAAAACTGGAAAAACAGCTTTGATGCACGCTTGCTTAGAGAAGGCAGGTCCTGAAATAGTCACTTTGCTATTAAAAAGTGGTGCCGACTTGAGTTTGCAAGACCACTCGAGTTCCTCAGCCCTAGTTTACGCTATCAATTCAGAGGATAGAGATACCTTGAAGGTTCTCCTCAATGCttgcaaggcaaagggaaaggaagtCATCATCATCACGACAGCCAAGTCTCCTTCGGGGAGGCACACTACCAAGCAGTACTGGAATATGCCTCCTGGGGATATGGAGGAATTTCATTCTCCAACCTCCTGTACTACCCCTTCAGAAATAGAGATTCAGACTTCTTCCTCTCCCCGTTCAAACTCCTCTGAAATGGAAAAGGGGCTTTTTGGCTTTAAAGATCTGGATCTTTCAGATAGCAGTGATGATGCTTCGGAACCAGCTTCCCCCAATAGAAGACCAGCTGCAGTTCACAGTGGAGCTAGGCTGGGCCAGGCTCAACACCTGAATTTAGATCCTTGGATAAAAAGCTCCCCTTCACTCTTGCACCAGAGTAAAGTGGCCTCTTTCCAAGAAGAACTTCAGGATATTACACCAGAAGAAGAATTCTCTCTGAAAGTAAATGGGCTAGCCTTATCCAAGCGGTTTATCACCCGACACCAAAGTATAGATGTCAAAGATGCTGCACATTTGTTAAGGGCCTTTGAACAGGCTGGTTCCAGGAAGCTGTCTTATGATGAGATCCATTCTCAGCCCTTCTTTTCAGAAGGAACTAGTCCCTGCAATGACATGCCTGTGGACCAGGACCCAGAGTCGGCAGCCCAGACAATGTTTGTTTCTACCCTGAGAAGCATCGTCCAAAAGAGGAGCTCGGGAGCAAATCACTATAGTTCGGATTCTCAGCTCACCACTGGTCTCACTCTGCCTACTTCGGAAGATGGAAAAACATTTATaggcaagaaaaaaatcctttccccATCTCCACAGGTGCTGGTGGGGTCCAAGGAATTGCCAGACAATGCACCTCCCGGCCCCCTGAACAGAAGAAATCATGCAATGCTGGAAAGACGGGGTTCGGGGGCCTTCCCACTAGATCACACTGCACAAACCCGGCCAGGGTTTCTCCCCCCCTTTAAATGTGAATTCCCACCCTCTTATCCCAGATAGCAGTGTTAGCAACAAGATTTCCAGTCTCTTTTCTTGTGGACAAAAGATATTCATGCCAACAGTCCCTACCTTTCCCAAAGagttcaaaagcaagaaaatgttgtTAAGGAGACAGTCATTACAaacagaacaaattaaacaattagtaaatttttaaaagataacaaataaaacatatttacatatctgtgtctgaaagaaagaaggagcCTTGAATGGTCATCTAGTCCATCCTCCTTCCTTCAGGGAAGCAGTCAGTAACTCAAAGGGTATCCACTAGGAGTTGAACATTATTTTAGGCACTATGGTAATAATGTAGCCTTAGATAATCAAAACATCTAAATTatcatgtgtctgtgtgtgtttgctAGAGTATCCGTGTGGGTGCTGGTGTCTGTGTATTTGTCTCTGTGAGTGTGTTTCTGTGTGGATGTGggtgtctctgtgtatgtgtgtgtctctgaGTGGTGGCGTCTGAGGGTGTCTGTGTATTTGTCTCTGTGTGcgtgtctctgtgtatgtgtgtctctgaGCGTGGGtgactgtgtgtctgtgtatatgtctCCATGTGGGTGTAGGTGTCTGAGGGTGTATCTGTGTATGCATCtctgtgtgggtgtgggtgtcaATGTGTGTCTCTGGGTGAGTGTGTCTGTTGGTGTGtcgtgtctgtgtgtctgtgtgtatcgtGTATGTGTCTCTATGTGGGTATGGGCATGCGTATTGGTAGATCTGTGTCTTTGTGTGGGTATCTcttgtgtgtatgtctgtgtatgtgtgcctATATGTATGTAAATCTCCCAGTGAGGAAACTTTCCACCAATACAGATATACAACTTACCTGTTActtgcttagcatagtgcttggtacctagtaggtgctaaataaattcttgttgtctGACTGACTTTATAGTTAGTTCTTTGAACACTAGGAAATgtggtgactttcccagggtcacccagcagAATGtttcagaagtaggatttgaacccacctTTTTGTGACTCTCAGACCAGCTCTTCATCCATTATATACACATGGCCTCTCACTACCAATGCAGATCTGAAGGTTCTATTTCTAATTGAACCTTTCACCATCCACATAATAGATATGTTTAATAAACTTCATGTGgttcacatttttatttaaataaaaatcaatatagaaaaaagataacATGGTTTTGCTGCATTTCTATAGATTTTTCATATTTacccaaatattttataactgTTCAAGTCAATGAATATTAAAGAAGTTTATGTTACCCAAAGTTTAAAAGTAAAACATTGTGACCCTTATAAAATTTTCTGGCTTACCCAAATCATCTTATGGATAAGTAAGAATTCAATGAAAGGAAAACATTAAACATATTATAGGGAtactaataaatttattttgggaaataatattcatataattgTATCACCACAAGAACACTGATCAATGCGGCAAAGTGCTGAAAAAAGATTATAGAATATTTCAATACATacctctgtgtgtatgtgtgtatgatttttgtctgagtttctttcttttccatgctTATAAACTTCTAAGATCATCAATGGAAATTATCTAAAGATTGTCAATAGTAAActataaatatagtttttaagttatataaaataGCTTAAAGGGTTATTTCCACAGAATTAATTGAGAACAAATTATCTTTAGTTTCTGTTAAGCACTGGCTAAATGTTATTTAGTTTAAATATTGAATATAAGATTATATCTAATTAAGAAACCCAGTAGAAACTTAATAAGACAGTGTACTAAGTGGCTagagatttcattttaaatatttttatttctgatttgcAATGAAGATAGGCATAGGCATATGTGTCTAGACTTATATGTGAATATACCTAAATTTTATTCAAGCATAGTATTTCCATTCATCTAGTATTTTAGGACCTGGAAATGATTTccaaacaatataaaatgaaaaccaTTGTTTTCTTATGATTTGGAAATATGACATAAAACACAATTCCTAATCTTAGACACAGTAGTTATATAACAAACTATGAACAAAATTACATAGGACCTGAAAATGTGAATTTAGTATTTGTGGTTCATAGCTCTAGCTCTTTCTCCACATTACTCCAGCATTAACCTAATAGATATTGTGTAGGAAAACAATTCTATATTTCCTAATTCCCAGTTTATGCTGCTTTTTCTTGGTAATTTGATAGAAGCAAGTTGCACTATACATGGTAGTCATTTAGTTGTGTATAGTTGAACATTTaaagaaagtaaatatttaattGCAGGGGTTACTTGATGTTTCTGTGGATGATTCATATGATCaaagaaatcttttttgatcCAGACCACTGTTCTAAGGAAATATACCTGTGTTTTTAGATGTTATTGTTGTGGTTGAGTCATTTCAGATGTGTTCAACTTTCCATGACCttatttttggcaaaaaaaagctggaatggtttgtcatttctttctccagatgtttATACATAGATAAGCCcattgttttacttttaaattcttAGAGAATTGTTTACTTTTTAGTTTTAAAGATGTACACTGGAAAGAACATGCACATAAACCAGTATACtctgtaaataaaaatttaaaatgtagttTTGAATGCTGTCTCCCTTtgacttctttttaaattaatttttaatttaatcagcatttttcccattacatgtgAAAaccattttaacattcattttcaacactttaagtttcaaattctctccttttctccttctctaatTCACCTTGTTGAGAAGGCAAGCATATGCTATGTTacacatgtgtagtcatgcaaaacatttctatcatagtcatgttatgaaataaacatagaccaaaaaaaagcctcaagaaaaataaagtaaaagaaatatgcTTCAATGTGTATTCAGTCAtcgtcagttctttctctggggatgaatagcatttttatcataagtctttaGAGTTCCTCCCTTTGACTTCTGgtttacaaaatgaataatatttctcttgatttcataagaattatttcatctgatTACATCTAAGATTATCTTGAGataaagaaaaccacaaaattacaGCTCCTTACTGCTCGAACTCCTTAAAAGAAAGTGTTGTGATCAATGTTTAAAGTATCTTTAAAAATGTTAGCAA
This window harbors:
- the ANKRD34B gene encoding LOW QUALITY PROTEIN: ankyrin repeat domain-containing protein 34B (The sequence of the model RefSeq protein was modified relative to this genomic sequence to represent the inferred CDS: deleted 1 base in 1 codon), yielding MDEAIELSNDGNSLIKAVYQSRLRLTRLLLEGGAYINESNDRGETPLMIACKTKHIDHQSVSKVKMVKYLLEKNADPNIQDKTGKTALMHACLEKAGPEIVTLLLKSGADLSLQDHSSSSALVYAINSEDRDTLKVLLNACKAKGKEVIIITTAKSPSGRHTTKQYWNMPPGDMEEFHSPTSCTTPSEIEIQTSSSPRSNSSEMEKGLFGFKDLDLSDSSDDASEPASPNRRPAAVHSGARLGQAQHLNLDPWIKSSPSLLHQSKVASFQEELQDITPEEEFSLKVNGLALSKRFITRHQSIDVKDAAHLLRAFEQAGSRKLSYDEIHSQPFFSEGTSPCNDMPVDQDPESAAQTMFVSTLRSIVQKRSSGANHYSSDSQLTTGLTLPTSEDGKTFIGKKKILSPSPQVLVGSKELPDNAPPGPLNRRNHAMLERRGSGAFPLDHTAQTRQGFSPPLNVNSHPLIPDSSVSNKISSLFSCGQKIFMPTVPTFPKEFKSKKMLLRRQSLQTEQIKQLVNF